Within Bdellovibrio bacteriovorus HD100, the genomic segment TCAGCCGGCAGATTCATGATCAGAACAAGGTTTTGAAATCGCAGCAGGCCCAGGACGGTTTTGTCGAGGACGCGGATCTGGAAAAACTGCAGGAGCTGAACTTGAAACGGGCCGAACTCGGAGCGGGTCTATTAAGTGGAGAAGCGGTGGGTGTTGCCGCCTCTGCGGACACCGAGGCGCTTAAAGTCCGGGTCCAGGAACTTGAAAAGCAACTATTCCGTTTGCAGCAAAGAGTGAACGAACTCGAGTCAGCCCGACCTTAGTCGGTGTGTCCACACAACCCTAAGTCCTGTATCAGAGTGGGGCACTTGCTCCATTGTCTTTTATTTTTCACAATGATTCAGTGGCATTAGAAATTTCAAAACTTAAAAATATCAAGATGTTGGTTCTCGACGTTGATGGCGTATTAACTGACACACGCGTGTGGTTTGATGGCACTGAATGGCGCCGCTTTTATTCCATCCGGGATGGCGTGGGCATCAAACGTCTGATGGAATCCGGTTACAAAATAGCAGTGATTACAGGCAGTAAGGCAGAGGATATTCGCGCTCGCGTGAAGGCTCTTGGTATTCAGTATTTCTATGAGGGTGCTCTCGACAAAGAGCCCTCTTTCTTGCAGCTGCAGCAGGAATCCGGCCTGAAGCCTGAAGAGATGGCGTATGTCGGTGATGATATTTTTGATATTCCCATGATCGAGGCGGTGGCATTTGGAGCAACGGTTCCAGAGGCGGTCGATGAAGTTATGGAAGTGGCTGATTATGTGACCCGCAGACCTGGTGGTTTGGGGGCTGTTCGTGAAGTTTGTGATTACATCTATAAATACGGTGCATTTGCATCGGGTAGGTAAGAAATGCTAAAAAATGGTTTCAAGGCCGCTCTCATCATAGTTCTTGCGCTGATGCTGCATAAGGCGGCTTTTGCGGAAGTGGTGAATCTTCCTACAGAGGAACTGGCACAAGAGTCCGTGCTTCCGGTTTTCGATAAACCCGTCAGCGTGAAAAACCGCAACGTGGTGACAGCCGGTCGTTTTGAAGTCGATGGTTTTTACGGCTATGCGATGACAGAACCTATCGCCAACGTTTCCAAACTGGGCCTGGGTATCTATTATAACACCAGCGAAGCCCATGCCTGGGGTCTATTGATTGCCAAAAACTTTGCGGGCCTTTCCAGCTATGCCGATCAGCTGGATCAGCAGTTCAGTCTGGATTTCAGCCGCGCCCCGGCTCCAGAGATGACGATCATGGGTGATTACAATCTGAAAGCTTTCTACGGAAAAATGAGTCTGACCAAATCCCTGGTGTTCAACACGCTTCTTTACGGATCCGCTTCCGTGGGGGCGGTGAAGTTTGTGCACAAAACTTACCCGGCGGTGGCTGTGGGTATCGGTCAGAAATTCTATTTCACCAAACAATGGGCCTTGCGCTTTGATTTGCGTCTTTATGCCAATCAGGCTCCGATTCCATTCCTGAACGGAGCGCTGAAACCCGGCGATCCAAAGCCTGACTACAGTGATTTCCAAGAGCGTCTAACCTACACTACAAACCTGGATGTGGGTTTGTCCTATCTGTTCTAAGAGGAGCTGACAGATGTTAAGCAGAAAACTCACTTCTCTGGTAATTGTGTCCCTGGCGCTGATGGCGCCGGGCCTGGGTTATGCCCAGTCTGAAGGTGACGAACTGGATGTGATCGAACTGGAGCTTGAAAAAGAGGCGCCTAGACAGCAGCCGTCCATTTCTGATTCCACGCCGTCCTATCAGGAGACCGCTCCCAAGGACAACACTCTGACGGACTTCTCGGGACTGGGCACCTTGGCTCCATTCCAGGAAATTTCCATCATTCAAAAACGCTTCCTGCCCAAAACCGGCCGCTTCCAGTTGTTCGGTGGTTTGACGACAGTGACGAATGATCCGTTCTTCCTGACATTCGGGGGGGTGGCGAAAGCCAGCTACTTTATGTCTGAAAGCTGGGGTCTGGAGCTGAACTATTTCGGTCTGACCACCTCCAGTCGCCAGGCAACGGATGAACTGAAGGAAATTCAGGGTGTCAGCACCGAGAACCTGGTTTATCCAAAGTCCTTTATCGGTGTGGATCTGATGTACATCCCGGTTTACGGTAAAATGACCTGGTTCAATGAAACGATCGTTCCATTTGACCTGTATCTGTCTGCTGGTTACGGCAACACCGAAACCCAGTCCGGTGAAAGCGCAGGAACTGTGCACTTGGCAGCAGGGCAGATCTTCGCCCTGAGCAAAGCCTATGCGGTTCGCTGGGATTTCAGCTGGAACTTCTTCAATGCCAAAGGCATCGACGGCTCGACAAATTCTTTCAACAACCTCTTCCTTACCGTGGGTATGAGTTGGTTCTTCCCGGAGGCTAGTTACCGATGAAGAAATTATTACCTCTCCTGATTGCCGCAAGTATTGCAGTTCCGGTGGTGGGCGATGCCCAACAGCGAAAAACGCTGAAAAAGCAGCCAGCTCCGGCACGTCGTGCAGCTCCGCTTGTATCGGGGAACACACGTGAAGCGACCCTCAGAAACCAACTCAGCAACGCCCTTCGTATGGCCCAAAGCGGGCAGTATGAATCCGCTGCCAATGCGCTGTTCTCGCTCAGCCGCCGTTCCGAACTGGCTTCGGAGCGTCCGCAGATCAAGTACATCCTGGGCACCATGCTGGTTGAGCTGAAACTTTATCAGACGGCCGCATTCCAGTTCGTGGATGTGATCCGCATGAAACATCCCAAGTATTCCAAAATGGCGATCGAAAAGCTTTCGATCGTGGCGGACTCCCTGGGTGATGACACGATTCTGAACT encodes:
- a CDS encoding KdsC family phosphatase, yielding MLVLDVDGVLTDTRVWFDGTEWRRFYSIRDGVGIKRLMESGYKIAVITGSKAEDIRARVKALGIQYFYEGALDKEPSFLQLQQESGLKPEEMAYVGDDIFDIPMIEAVAFGATVPEAVDEVMEVADYVTRRPGGLGAVREVCDYIYKYGAFASGR
- a CDS encoding outer membrane beta-barrel domain-containing protein; this encodes MLSRKLTSLVIVSLALMAPGLGYAQSEGDELDVIELELEKEAPRQQPSISDSTPSYQETAPKDNTLTDFSGLGTLAPFQEISIIQKRFLPKTGRFQLFGGLTTVTNDPFFLTFGGVAKASYFMSESWGLELNYFGLTTSSRQATDELKEIQGVSTENLVYPKSFIGVDLMYIPVYGKMTWFNETIVPFDLYLSAGYGNTETQSGESAGTVHLAAGQIFALSKAYAVRWDFSWNFFNAKGIDGSTNSFNNLFLTVGMSWFFPEASYR
- a CDS encoding outer membrane beta-barrel domain-containing protein, translated to MLKNGFKAALIIVLALMLHKAAFAEVVNLPTEELAQESVLPVFDKPVSVKNRNVVTAGRFEVDGFYGYAMTEPIANVSKLGLGIYYNTSEAHAWGLLIAKNFAGLSSYADQLDQQFSLDFSRAPAPEMTIMGDYNLKAFYGKMSLTKSLVFNTLLYGSASVGAVKFVHKTYPAVAVGIGQKFYFTKQWALRFDLRLYANQAPIPFLNGALKPGDPKPDYSDFQERLTYTTNLDVGLSYLF